The sequence ATACATGCAGTGTGACATGTAAAAATATGTGGGCCAACAGAAAAGGCACTGAATACATGTGGTGGAATAATGTTGAAACAAAGCCCGGAACCGGTTTCCCCGGAAGCTGGGAAGATCAGGAAAAATACAAAGGCGGCTGGGAGAAAAGAGCAGATGGATTGAAACTTAAACTGGGCGGAAAGACCAAGCTTTTTACAAGGATTTTTTACAATCCCGATCAGCCGTCAATGAAAAATTATTATGAACCATGGACTTACAATTACAGCCATCTGATAAATGCACCGGACAGTAAAACACAGCCGACGGCAAGAGCGGTTTCACAGATTACCGGTGAATATATGGAGATAGAAAACGGTCCCAATTGGGATGATGATTTGAGCGGTTCTTCCAAATACGCTTCAAACGATCCCAATTTGGATGACCGTGAGAAAAAGCTGTTAAAAGAACTGGAAAGTGTTTTTATGTTTTATCTGCCGAGAATCTGTAATCACTGCGTCAATCCTGCCTGTGTGGCAGCGTGCCCTTCCGGCGCAATTTACAAGCGTGGTGAAGACGGTATTGTTCTGGTGGATCAGGAAAAGTGTAAATCATGGCGCTACTGCGTATCCGCCTGCCCTTATAAAAAGGTGTATTTTAACTGGAACACCGTTAAGTCTGAAAAGTGTATTTTCTGCTATCCCAGAACAGAGAACGGCGAATCCACAATCTGTTCAAAATCGTGTGTAGGAAAAATCAGAAATCTCGGTGTGATTCTTTATGATGCAGACGCCTTCGCTAAAGCCATGGATTCCGAGGATAATGATCTGATAGAAGCGTTTAAGCAAGCCATTCTCGACCCGAATGATGAGAACAATATCAAAGCCGCAGAATCTTCCGGTATCAATGCCGAATGGCTGAAAGCTGCTTCAAATTCACCAGTCTACACGTATATAAAAGAACTGGAGATAGCACTCCCGCTTCATCCGGAGTTTCGGACGTTTCCTTCGGTTTTTTATGTACCCCCTCTCTCTCCTGTTATGGCGGCTGCTGAGGCACACGAGGAAATACCCTCTGATGCTGACTTGAGAATACCTGTAAAATATCTGTCAAAACTCTTTTCTGCAGGCAGTGAGAGCGTAATAGAAGGGGTGTTAAAAAGGCTTTTGCTAATCAGAAAATATATGCGTGCAAAAGGGCTGGATGAAAAAGCAAAGCTTGATGAGATTACAGATAATTCTCTGCTTACTAAAGAACAGATTGAAAAAGCACATAGATTGTTTACCCAGGCCAAACCCGATGAGCGTTTTGTACTGCCACAGACTTTTCGGGCCGAAGCTGGGGAACCCTATGAAAATCAAGGACTTACCGGTTTAGGGATAAAAGGGAAAAAAGGTTTGAGAAAATGAAAAAAGATATATTTGGATTATATGCGGAAATCTTAAAATATCCAAGTGATATAAATAAGTTGTCAAAATATCTCTTTGATCTCGGGATAGATGAATCTGACGGAGTAAAGGACTACAGTCTCCAAAGGCTGCAGGAAATCTATGTGGAAACGTTTGATTTTAATGAGAAAACGGCTCTTTTCCTCTCGCAGCATACGGCGGAAACTGCAGAAGAAAAAAGCAGGATTATATTGGCGATGTCCGAGCTTCTCAGTGAATATGAAATACGGAAAACACCCAACGCCCAGCCTGATTATCTGCCGGATATTTTGAAAGCTTTCCGGGCAATTCTTAAAACAAGTGAGAATAAAGATGCTGCAATGTATCTGGCTGACATTCTTTTTGAGACCGTTCGTAAAATTGCGGAAGAACTTAAGGATGCAGGCAGCATTTATGCCGGAATTATGAAACATTTACAAGGCGATTTGGCACCTTTTACGTTTAATCGGGAGGTTACTTATGTATAACACCTTTTTTTATATAATAATTCCATATTTGTGCTTGGCAGTTTTTATAACAGGTACAGTTTACGGTATCACCAGAGGCAGATTGGCTATTTCGGCGCCGGCGACCGGTTTTTTTGAAAAAAGGAAACTTTCCTGGGGTATTACCGCATGGCACTATGCGATAGTTATCATTTTAACCGGACATCTGTTAGGGTTTTTGTTTCCCAAAGCAGTAATGAATATATTATCCGGATACAAAATTATGTTTGCTGTTGAAGCTCTGGCTTTCGGCCTGGGATTAGCGGCATTCTTAGGCACTATCATACTGCTTTTCAGACGGATAACAGAGAAAACCGTTTCAAAAAACTCGAATTTTGCCGATTATTTTATCCTCATAATTTTGTTAATCCAGGTTATCCTGGGCTTAAGCACAGCAGCAAATTACCGCTGGGGGATAAACTGGTATGTATCACATATGTCCGGCTATTTGAAAAGCCTCATAACGTTTGCTCCAGATGTAAGCTATGCTGCCGGTATGCCCGGAGTAGTGACGGCTCATATTGTTACAGGTTTTCTTATTCTTGCTGTACTTCCCTTTACCCGGCTTATGCATCTTGTTTTTGTTCCCGTCGGTTATTTTTTCAGGAAACCGCAGCAGATTATTTTTCATAAATAATAAATACAAATATATAAGGAGTTATAATGGCTAACGATGAACTTATTAAAAAATACGGTTTAAAAGGGTCTCCTCTTTCCGGGCTTGTAATGGCAACTTTCGGATTTTTTATAGGGTTTGCAGCTGTTTCGCTGTACGGACCGGTGGCCAAAAATTTTGATGATGTTATGAACATGTCCGGGCTGCTTCTCGGTATGCTGGTGGCTGCCCCCAGTCTTACCGGCTCACTCCTGCGTATCCCTTTCGGCGCATGGGTGGACAAAGCCGGCGGGAAGAAACCTCTTTTTACACTTTTGACGTTGTCGGTCATAGGGATGGCAGGCCTTACAGTAATTCTTTTCTTTTTCTACCCTGACCGGCTTACCATAGAAATGTATCCGGTTGTTTTCTTTTTCGGTCTTTTGAGCGGCTGCGGTATAGCTACTTTTTCGGTGGGAATACCTCAGACCTCTTATTGGTATCCGCAGAAAAAACAGGGGCTTGCACTTGGAACTTACGCCGGGCTTGGAAATACTGCACCGGGAATTTTCGGTGTTGTTCTTCCTTTTATTCTGGCAGGTTTAGGGCTACCAGGGGCTTATGCGGTGTGGTTTTTATTCTTGTTAATAGGTACAATTATTTATGCGATGTTTGCCCATGACGCTTATTATTTTCAGCTCAGACATAACAATGTTGAGCATGATGAAGCACGTGAAGTTTCTGAAAAACTTGGTCAGGAGCTCTTTCCTTCGGGCAAGGTTATCGAATCGCTGAAAATTTCAGCAAAAATACCGGGGACGTGGGCTCTTGTGGCTCTCTATTTCACATCTTTCGGTGGATTTCTCGCATTAACGGCCTGGTTTCCCACCTATTGGGTGGAATTTCACAACATAGGTATCAGACCCGCAGGTCTGCTGATGGCTTTTGGATTTTCGCTTCTTGCCTCCGTAATCAGGGTTTACGGGGGGCACCTTGGTGATAAGTTCGGCGGAGAGAAAACAGCCATAGGAAGTTACTCACTCGTTTTAATCGGAGCACTGTTTCTAATCATCACTTCAAACTTTTGGTTAGCTCTCATTGGTGAAATAATAATCGGTGCAGGTATGGGTATTGCTAATGCTGCCGTTTTTAAACTTGTACCGAAGTACGTTCCCAAAGCGCCCGGCGGCGCGAGCGGATGGGTAGGCGGTCTTGGTGCCTTCGGCGGCTTTGCCGTACCGCCCATACTCGGGACATTTGTTGATTTGCAGGGAACAGAAGGGTATTCAAACGGATTTATCGTTTATGTCGCTCTTGCTTTAATGGCAATGACGATTTCAATCATACTTATGAAAACACTGGGGAGTCAAAAGGAGGCTTAAATGGAGAAAAGAGTGCTGGAAGAGTTTATAGAAGAAGCACCGGATATTATACTGACTGTGGACAGGCACGGTGTTATTATATACTGGAATAAGTCAGCAGAGGAAATTTTTGGATTTACAAAAAAAGAAGCTGAAGGAAGCAGCCTTGATATAATAATTCCCGAAAAACTACAGCAGCGGCACTGGGAAGGTTTTAACAAAGTGATGGAGACGGGTAAAAGCAAATATTCCAAGAGAGATATGCTCTCCGTGCCTGCTATGACAAAAACAGGTGAAAAGATTTTTATAGAATTCACCATTACCATGGTAAAAGATAACGATGGTAATATTGAATACTGTTTTTCAGTAATCCGGGAAAAGCCTAAAAAATAAAATACTTTTAGTTTTTATGAGGGTGGTGAGATAGTGAAGTGGAGAGTTTAAAAAATCCGTTACCTTAGAATGCCCATTCAACCCTCTCAATCTCTACCTCTACCTCTACCTCTACCTCTACCTTTACCTCTTCCTTTCACTTAACACTTAGTACTAAAAATTATTCGAAGTTCCCGGATTATGTGTCGAGAACAAGTTCCAGATCTGTGGGATCAACCAGCGGCTCGTCCAGATCCACCACGATCTCAGAGCGTGCTATTACCTGAGCTTTGCCGGTAATGCGGTTGCTTACTCCATGATATCCGCCGATTTTTGTGTCACCGTAATAGGTGCCTACAAACCTTGTATTTCTCAGGGATACGGTCTCTAAACTTTCTCCGGGCTTTATCAGGCCTTCATAGTGCATCAGGGCGAGTCTGGCAGATGTTCCGGTGCCTGTGGGGCTTCTGCAGATGACGCCGGGGTGGACATATGTAGCTGAGGGGGATTCGAATCTGCCTTCGGCAACTTTTGAAACAGGGCCCATAAAATGCAGGAACGGCAGAGGACCGACATTTCCAAGCTCCGGGTGCTCATGACGAAAATCTTTGCGGATTGCCTCTGTAATTTTAAATGCAGTTGCCGCCAACTCAGGTTCTTCTTTTAGCTCAAGATTAAATCCAAGCTCAGTGGCATCAATAAGACCGTAAAAACCACCGCTCCATGCCAAACTGTATGTAACGTCTCCGATTCCTTTAACATTGATCTTTTCTTTATATGCAGCGATATAACTTGGCAGCCCTTCACAGGTGATCGATTCAACACGGCCGTTATGACATTTTGCACCTATATGTGCAAGACCTGCAGGTGATTCCAGGATAAACTCCTGCTCACCTTCCTGCATTGGTACAATCCCGCTTTCCAGCAAGGCTGTGGCTGTACATATTGTATTGGATCCGGAATAAACGGGATATCCCATCACTTCCATAATAATATAGCCTGCAACGGCGTCAGGATGGGAAGGCTCAACAATAAGGTCAACAGACATTTCAGGTATTCCGTAAGGCTCATTTATAAGAAGCTTGCGCAAACCGTCAGCATGTTTTTGAAGATATTCCATCTTTTCTCTTACATTCCCGCCGGGTAACAAGCCTATGCCACTGGTTACAATCCTGCTTACATCACCACCGGAATGTGTATCAATAAGTTGAATACGACGCACTCTGTTCATATTATTCTCCTGAAACAGCATATTTTTTCCCGTGTTCTTCCCATTCGGAATCCGGGACTATTACAATTTTGCCGACAAAATTACTGCTGCGGTTTACAAAGTAATTTTCCGCTTTGTGTATTTCCGACAATCTGAAAGTTCCATGTAATACAGGTTTCAGCTCACCTTTTCTTATCCAGTCGATAAGCTGCTTTGCTTCTGCTCTTGTACCATGGGAAATGCCGAATATCTGAACCTGATAGAGATAAATCTTTGTCCAGAGTATCTTGGTAACATTTCCACCGCTGGCACCGGCAATAGAATATCTTGGATAAGTTTTCCGTGAGGACATATCCTGTATCATGGAGTCTATCAAAGGTATAGTCATATTACCGCCCACAAGGTCCATTACTGCATCAATTGGTTTACCGTCTGCAGCCTCATTCACTGCTTTTGGCCAATTGTCAACTTCTGAGCGGTCGATAACGTTTTCAGCTCCCAGTTCAATAAGAGTATTTGCTTTTCCCGGGCTGCTTACTGCATACGGAGTAGCACCTTTTAAACGGCACATCTGAATAAGCGCTGTTCCAACTCCGCCGCTTGCTCCTGTAATAAGTACATTTTCATTTTCGCTTACACCGGCAGCATTCAGCATATGAAGGCCGGTTTGATACGAACACATACCCATAGCAGCAAGCTCAGCATCTGATAATTCAGTGTTCTCTACGGTGTAAAACTGATCAGCGGGAACCACCATATATTCTGCAAAACCACCGTCTTTACCATGACCGAAGTAGTCCGGAGTCAGGTTAATATCGTCTCTGTCTGTGGAATAGATATTAAAATCCAGAAGCCCCCTTTCTCCCACCCTGTTTTCCGAAACACCTGATCCGCATTTTACCACCCGTCCGACTACATCTGCGCCCTGGATTCTCGGAAAACTCAATCCGGAATCTTTGCTCATGCTGAAGGAAGCGACATCGCTGTCATCCTCAGTCGGGTACAAACCTTCACGAACCTTCCGGTCGGTGTTGTTTTTTGCGGTGGCGGTAACTTTTATCAGTAGTTCATTTTTACCTGGCTGCGGTACGGAAACATCTTCTCTGTATTTAAGTTTTTCAATACCCCCGTGGTCTGTTAATTGAACCGCTGACATGTGTTCAGGTATCATATATTTCACCTCTCAATTTATCATGATTAACCCAGAACCCTGGGTTAAATAATATAAAAACTATCCACTCTCCGGCATCTTTTCAGCCGCCATTTCGGGGGCTTTGGGCAGATGATTTGAAAAATAAATAGTGGCTTGCGATGCAGTTTGTCAAGAGTAAACTTGCTTTGAGGTGTAACTTTTTTGCTTTGTTGACAATAAATTGCAAACGAGAAAATTTCCAACATGAATAGTTTAGTTTGGAAATATGCTTATTTTTTGGCCGGCTTTTTAAAAAATTCTGGAATTTTTGATATATATCAAAGTTTAATTTGCCTGAAAGCCGATATTAATAATCAACAATTTAATAAAGGAGGTAATTATGAAATCCACTGAGCAGTTAAAAAATGAGCACGAAGGTATTAAAATCATGCTGGAAGTGCTGGAAAGTATTGCTGAGTACATAGAAAAAGGTAAAGTGAACAAGCTGGAAGAAGATGAAATAAGGAATACTGTAACATTTTTCAGAGAATTTGCAGACAAGTGTCATCATACTAAGGAAGAAAGAGAATTGTTTCCCACTCTTGAAAAAGCAGGAATTCAGAAAGAGGGAGGACCTATAGGTGTAATGCTTGATGAGCATGAAATGGGAAGAAATCATATAAGAGCTATGCTCGAATCCCTCGATGACTTGGCTGAAAGTGAAATAGCTGCTGAAAAATTTGCCGACAATGCATACGCTTATGTGGAGCTTTTGAGACAACATATCGATAAAGAAAACGATATATTATTTAGAATGGCAGAGCTCTCTCTTGGCAGCGACATGGATAATAAACTTTTCCAAAGGTTTGAAGAAATAGAGGAAAAAGAAATGGGCGAAGGAACACACGAAAAATACCATAAGATGATAGATGAATACAGAAAGAAATTTTTAAGATAAACAGGCAGAAAATATGGATGTTCAGTTTAAAAGGGTATACGACCCTGTGTCTCAGAGCGACGGTGTAAGAATTTTGGTGGACGGCATCTGGCCAAGAGGAATTAAAAAAGAGGATTTGCTCCTGGATTATTGGCTTAAGTATGCCGCACCCAGCATCAGTTTGCGCAAATGGTTTTCTCATGATGAAGAAAAATGGGAAGAGTTTAAAAAACTGTATTTTGCAGAACTGAAAGGAAAAGCTGAGACTTTGGATAAATTGACAGCTATTGCAAAAAATAATAATAAATTAACTCTCCTGTATTCGGCAAGAAATCGCCGGTATAACCAGGCAGCAGCATTAAAAGAATTTTTAGAGAATGAGTTAGAGATTTCTGAAAAGTGAGGAATGGGGGAGATTGTGAGATAGTGAGATGGGGAAGTTGGAGGTTGAGGTTTACCCTGCTAAATATCAGCATCGCCACGTCCGCCGGGAGGGCTGGTTGCCTACGGCATTTAACAGGGTAAAGGTTAAGGAAGTTGATAAAGTTGTGTACTCGGTTGGTATCCCACTGCCTTAACCTCCTCAAGTAACTCAAATACGTTTAATTACCTCCGTGTTATTAGTCACGCCTTTTTAAATGTGTATATTTTGGTAGCTTGCCGATGAAAAAACTGGTATCACCCCAAAAATTATATAAAAGTTTTGTTTTACATATATTTAGCTAACATGACACTGATTTCAATGTAATTTGCACGCATTTCGCAGCCGAAACTCGAAACTACTGCCGCTAACCGTCTACACCCTCCTCTCATAATTGTTTTTATTTGCAAATATTTATCCATTTTACATTCCAACACAGGGTGTGACCGCTAACCGGCAGTACGTTTCTCAAACATCGGCTGCTTCATTTGTGCAAATTACATTGAAAAATATTTGCACTGTGAAAAATGGGGTGACGCTAGTGAAAAAAGTCTTGATTTTAAGTGTTTTTGTCATTATACATATTCATCTTGAGTAAAGGCACAGTTATGTCTGGAATAAAATTGTATGAGAGCTTCAGGTCTCGTCACCTGTTTCTAAATAAAAAATCACAAATTTTAAAGGGGACAAAATTATGAAGGTTGAAGTAAAAGATGTTGAAAATTCTCAGAAGGAACTGACTGTTGAAGTTCCTGCCGAGAAATACAATGAAAGATTTGAAGCGGAAGTCAAAAAGCTTGCTCCGACTGTAAAAATACCCGGATTCAGGAAAGGTAAAGCTCCTAAAAATATTATTATCAGGGAGCACAATCACAAGCTGAGGGTTAACGCTTTGGAGAATCTTATTAACGATTCAGTTTATGAGGCTATAACTTCAGAGGGAATAAATCCGTTAAATACTCCGGTTATTAAGGATGTGAATTTTGAAGAAAATGAACCTATTAAATTCAAGGTTTATGTTGATGTATTTCCAGAGGTAAATATAGAAAATTATAAAGGCTATTCGTTTGAGAAGGAGATTGCCGAGGTCAGAGAGAATGACGTGGAAAAAGTTCTTGAAGATCTCCGTGAGAAAAACAGTTCTTTTGAGCCTGTGGAAGATAAGGCTGTTGAAAAGGATGATATGGTTGTAATCGATTTTGTCGGCACAATTGACGGAGAGAAATTTGAAGGCGGCTCGGCGAATGATTACAGCATTGTTGTGGGTTCAAATACGTTTTTGGAAGATTTTGAAGAGGGGCTTGTCGGGATGAAACCCGGGGAAACAAAAAACATTGAAGTGACATTCCCTGAAAACTATGCGAAAGATCTTGCCGGTAAAGATGCAAATTTCGAGGTTACGTTAAAAGAAGTTAAGCAGAAAGATGTCCCTGAGCTTAATGACGATTTTGCAAAGGATATTGACGAAAACTGTGAAACACTGGATGATTTGAAAAAACTTGTCAGAGAGGATCTTGAGAAAGAGGCTGCACAAATGGCTAAGGACAGGTTGTATGACAAAATTATCGAAAAACTGATAGAGGAAAATCCTTTTGAAGTTCCTGAGACTATAGTGGATGAACAGGCCGGCAGGCTTGCTGACCAGACGCTGCAACAGTACATGTATATGTACGGTGTTAATCCGGAGCAGCTGGGATTGAATAAAGACAATATCAAAGACGAGTTTAAGGGAAGGGCAGCAACTCAGGTTAAAAGTGCAATAATTCTTAACAAACTCGCCGAAATGCACAGCATAGAAGTAAGTGAAGAAGAAATTGAAAATAAAATTGTAGAACTAGCTGAAGAAATGAAAAAAGATGTAGAGGAATACAAAAAAGAAATTGAACAACAAGGCGGTAAAGAAAGTCTAAAGAATAACATCATGACAGATAAAATATTCGATTTTCTCGGCGAACATAATGAAATTGCCGAGAAATACGTTGACCCGGATGAGCTTGCTGAAAAGCAGAATGCTGAAGAAGCAGCAGAGCAGGAAGAACCGGAAGAAAATAAAGAGAAAAGTGGGGAAGAATAATGAGTTTTTATGTACCATATGTGATAGAACAGACAGGCAGAGGGGAAAGAGCCTACGATATATATTCAAGGCTTCTTAAAGACAGGATTATTTTCATGGGAACTCCTATTGAGGATAATCTGGCTAATACAATAATTGCACAGCTTTTATTTTTGGAAGCTGACGATCCTGACAAGGATATCCACCTTTATATAAACAGCCCCGGTGGAGTTATTACAAGCGGCTTAGCTATTCTGGATACAATTAATTATATAAAACCCGATGTTTCCACAATCTGTCTCGGTCAGGCTGCGAGCATGGCGGCTGTTCTTTTGGCATGCGGAGCCAGCGGAAAAAGATATTCTGTACCCAATGCCAGAATAATGATTCATCAACCTCTTGGCGGATTTCAGGGGCAGGCGAAGGATATAGAAATTCATGCGAAGGAAATATTAAGGATGAAAGCCAGAATAAACGAAATACTGGCTGAAAAAACGGGAAAACCTCTGGAACAGATTGAGGCTGACAGCGACAGAGACTTTTTCATGAGCAGTGAAGAAGCTCTCCAATACGGCTTGATTGATGAGGTCATCTCAAAAAGGTCTTGATAAAATTAATCAATACCGTATCTTGAATAACTGATAAATTACTATTTAGTTGAAGAGGTGCCTAATGGCGAAAAAGAAAAATGAAGAGCTTTTCTGCTCTTTTTGCGGAAAACATCAGGAAGAGGTTAAGAAGCTTATAGCCGGTCCAACTGATGTGTATATCTGCGATGAATGTATATATTTATGTAATGATATTCTGGAAGAAGATCTTGAAGCAAAAGAAGCACAAGGTGATGTGAAGCTTTTAAGTCCGAAAGAGATAAAAGCCAAGCTGGATGATTATGTGATTGGTCAGGACAGTGCCAAGAAGATATTGAGTGTGGCCGTGTATAACCATTTTAAGCGTGTACTGTACGGTAATAAATCTGAAGTTGAATTGGAAAAATCCAATATCCTTCTGTTAGGTTCCACCGGGACAGGGAAGACATTGCTGGCAAGGACTCTTGCCAGGATACTGAATGTTCCTTTTGCTATAGCGGATGCAACAACACTTACAGAAGCCGGCTATGTCGGTGAGGATGTTGAAAATGTTGTTTTGAAACTTCTTCAATCCGCTGACTTTGATGTGGATAAAACGGAAAAAGGTATCATTTTTATAGACGAAATTGACAAAATCACACGTAAAACAGACAGCCCTTCAATTACCAGGGATGTCAGCGGTGAGGGAGTGCAGCAGGCACTGTTGAAAATAATTGAGGGTACTGTTGCCAATATACCGCCTCAGGGGGGCAGGAAACATCCAAATCAGGATTACGTTCAGGTGGATACTTCCAATATACTGTTTGTATGCGGCGGTGCTTTTGAACATCTTGACGGCATTATAAAAGAGCGTATAGGCAAGAAAGCAGTTGGTTTTAAATCAAACAGTAAGAATGTCAACGATTATGAGAGAGCAGATATACTGAAGCTTTTGCAGCCTGAGGATCTTATAAAATATGGACTGATACCGGAATTTGTCGGACGTGTACCGGTTGCAGCTGTTCTGGATGATCTGGATGAAGATGCACTTGTTTCTATACTTACGGAACCGAAGAATTCACTGGTAAAACAGTATGAGGAAATTTTCAAATTTGATAATGTGAAATTGTCTTTTACCGATGGCGCTCTCAGGGGAATTGCCAGACAGGCTATTAACAGAAAAACAGGAGCCAGAGGTTTAAGGGGCATTTTAGAGGAAACAATGATGGATATTATGTATAAAATACCATCCCACAAAGATATCAAAGAATGTATCATTAATGAGGATACGGTCAGTTCAGGGGCTGACCCGGTGATAATAAATGAGGATGAAAAAGAATCAGCATAAATTATCAGGCGCCTGAAGGCGCCTTTTTTATTCGTTTAATTCAGATAATAAATAAAGGAGTTATAGATAATGGCAGATAAAACTGAGCAGTTTTCTCTGATACCGCTTAGAGATATAGTTATATTTCCCACAATGGTTACACCCGTTTTTGTGGGAAGAAAAAAATCTATAAACGCACTTGATGTTGCAGGGGACACAGATAAAAAAATATTTCTGGTTTTACAAAAGGATTCAGGTGTCAATGATCCCGGTATTGAGTATTTATACAATGTTGGTGTAGTAGCTGATGTTCTTCAGGTACTCAAACTTCCTGACGGGAGTATTAAAGTTCTTGTTGAAGGGGCATATCGGGCTGAGATTAAAGATCTGTTTGTGGAAGAAGAGTGTACTTATGTGAATGTAAAACCTTTTGAAGATAAAAATGAAGATGAAACATTTTATAAATACCTTAGAGAATCACTCATGCAGCACTTTAAGGAATTCGCACAAACAGAGAATAAAATTCCCAAAGAAATTTATGATTCAATCATCAAAATGGACGACTTGAATAACCTTTCCTATATGATTGCCTCCAACTTAAGTATACGTGTTAGTGAACAGCAGGAAATACTTGAAATAGCGAGTTTAAGTGAAAGAATTGAAAAAATTATTGAATTTATTGAAATGGAAACTGAAATCAAGAAAATTGACAAAAAGATAAAGCAGCGAGTCAAATCTCAGATAACCAAGACCCAGCGGGAGTATTATTTGAATGAGCAAATAAAAGCTATTAATAAAGAGCTGGGAAGAGATGAGGATATAAAGGCTGATATTGAAGAGCTACAGACAGCAATTAATGAGAAAAAAATGCCGAAAATTGTCAGGGAAAAAGCAGAGAAAGAGCTTAAAAAACTGAGAATTATGCCGCCGATGAGTGCAGAAACAACGGTAGTCCGAAATTACCTTGACTGGATAGTCAGTTTACCCTGGGGCGAATATACCGAGGATATTCTTGATTTAGAAAAGGCTGCAAACATATTAAACAGGGATCATTACGGTTTGGAAAAGCCCAAGGAAAGAATTTTGGAGTTTCTTGCGGTTAAAAAGTTTTCCGAAAGAATAAAAGGCCCTATACTCTGTTTCGTTGGTCCGCCAGGAGTGGGCAAAACCTCGCTGGCTAAATCCATTGCTGAGTCGATGAATAGAAATTTTGTCCGGCTAAGCCTCGGCGGAGTAAGGGACGAGGCTGAAATCAGGGGGCACAGAAGAACATATATAGGCTCGATGCCCGGCAAAATTATTCAGTCTGTCAGAAGGGCTGAGAGTATGAATCCGGTGTTTCTGCTTGATGAAATAGATAAACTTGGTATGGATTTTAGAGGCGATCCTTCATCAGCACTGCTGGAGGCTTTGGATCCGGAGCAGAATAACAGCTTTTCTGACCATTATCTGGAAGTGGACTTTGATCTTTCGAAAGTATTTTTTATTACAACTGCCAATACAGTGGAATCCATTCCCCATGCTCTTCTGGACAGAATGGAAGTTATACGTATCCCGGGTTATACGGAACGGGAGAAGCTTAATATTGCCGAAAAGTATCTTTTTCCAAAGCAACTTTCAGAGCATAATATTCCGGCTGAGAAAGTTGACATTGCAGAAAATGCTATTTTGGATGTAATCAGATATTATACCAAAGAAGCTGGTGTGAGAAATCTTGAGAGAGAACTGGCATCGGTTATCAGAAAGGCAGCAAAAAAGCTTATAACAGAAAACAATGTTACTTCAGTCAAGGTTACAAGAAAAAATCTTGAAAATCTTCTCGGTGTGAAGCGATTTCGGCTTGAGCACGTTGAGGAATCCGAAGATGTGGGAGTTGCCACTGGTCTTGCCTGGACACCGTACGGTGGAGACATTCTCCAAACGGAAGTTGCTGCCTATGAGGGCAACGGTCAGCTGCAGATTACGGGTCATATCGGGG comes from Flexistipes sp. and encodes:
- a CDS encoding alcohol dehydrogenase catalytic domain-containing protein; the protein is MIPEHMSAVQLTDHGGIEKLKYREDVSVPQPGKNELLIKVTATAKNNTDRKVREGLYPTEDDSDVASFSMSKDSGLSFPRIQGADVVGRVVKCGSGVSENRVGERGLLDFNIYSTDRDDINLTPDYFGHGKDGGFAEYMVVPADQFYTVENTELSDAELAAMGMCSYQTGLHMLNAAGVSENENVLITGASGGVGTALIQMCRLKGATPYAVSSPGKANTLIELGAENVIDRSEVDNWPKAVNEAADGKPIDAVMDLVGGNMTIPLIDSMIQDMSSRKTYPRYSIAGASGGNVTKILWTKIYLYQVQIFGISHGTRAEAKQLIDWIRKGELKPVLHGTFRLSEIHKAENYFVNRSSNFVGKIVIVPDSEWEEHGKKYAVSGE
- a CDS encoding DUF488 domain-containing protein, with protein sequence MDVQFKRVYDPVSQSDGVRILVDGIWPRGIKKEDLLLDYWLKYAAPSISLRKWFSHDEEKWEEFKKLYFAELKGKAETLDKLTAIAKNNNKLTLLYSARNRRYNQAAALKEFLENELEISEK
- a CDS encoding hemerythrin domain-containing protein, whose protein sequence is MKSTEQLKNEHEGIKIMLEVLESIAEYIEKGKVNKLEEDEIRNTVTFFREFADKCHHTKEERELFPTLEKAGIQKEGGPIGVMLDEHEMGRNHIRAMLESLDDLAESEIAAEKFADNAYAYVELLRQHIDKENDILFRMAELSLGSDMDNKLFQRFEEIEEKEMGEGTHEKYHKMIDEYRKKFLR
- the clpP gene encoding ATP-dependent Clp endopeptidase proteolytic subunit ClpP, coding for MSFYVPYVIEQTGRGERAYDIYSRLLKDRIIFMGTPIEDNLANTIIAQLLFLEADDPDKDIHLYINSPGGVITSGLAILDTINYIKPDVSTICLGQAASMAAVLLACGASGKRYSVPNARIMIHQPLGGFQGQAKDIEIHAKEILRMKARINEILAEKTGKPLEQIEADSDRDFFMSSEEALQYGLIDEVISKRS
- the clpX gene encoding ATP-dependent Clp protease ATP-binding subunit ClpX, whose protein sequence is MAKKKNEELFCSFCGKHQEEVKKLIAGPTDVYICDECIYLCNDILEEDLEAKEAQGDVKLLSPKEIKAKLDDYVIGQDSAKKILSVAVYNHFKRVLYGNKSEVELEKSNILLLGSTGTGKTLLARTLARILNVPFAIADATTLTEAGYVGEDVENVVLKLLQSADFDVDKTEKGIIFIDEIDKITRKTDSPSITRDVSGEGVQQALLKIIEGTVANIPPQGGRKHPNQDYVQVDTSNILFVCGGAFEHLDGIIKERIGKKAVGFKSNSKNVNDYERADILKLLQPEDLIKYGLIPEFVGRVPVAAVLDDLDEDALVSILTEPKNSLVKQYEEIFKFDNVKLSFTDGALRGIARQAINRKTGARGLRGILEETMMDIMYKIPSHKDIKECIINEDTVSSGADPVIINEDEKESA
- the tig gene encoding trigger factor, which gives rise to MKVEVKDVENSQKELTVEVPAEKYNERFEAEVKKLAPTVKIPGFRKGKAPKNIIIREHNHKLRVNALENLINDSVYEAITSEGINPLNTPVIKDVNFEENEPIKFKVYVDVFPEVNIENYKGYSFEKEIAEVRENDVEKVLEDLREKNSSFEPVEDKAVEKDDMVVIDFVGTIDGEKFEGGSANDYSIVVGSNTFLEDFEEGLVGMKPGETKNIEVTFPENYAKDLAGKDANFEVTLKEVKQKDVPELNDDFAKDIDENCETLDDLKKLVREDLEKEAAQMAKDRLYDKIIEKLIEENPFEVPETIVDEQAGRLADQTLQQYMYMYGVNPEQLGLNKDNIKDEFKGRAATQVKSAIILNKLAEMHSIEVSEEEIENKIVELAEEMKKDVEEYKKEIEQQGGKESLKNNIMTDKIFDFLGEHNEIAEKYVDPDELAEKQNAEEAAEQEEPEENKEKSGEE